Sequence from the Candidatus Omnitrophota bacterium genome:
AAAGGCCCGGCTTTGGCGCTTCTTCTGGCGGGTCCGGCGCTGAGCCTGCCGAATATGCTTGTAATAAAGGGAGTTATCGGGTTGAAAAAGACGGTCGTTTATGTGACTATCGTGGTGGTCATGGCCACTGTAAGCGGGAGCATATTCGGCGCTATAGTAAAATAAGGGGGATACCATGATAAAAATACAGATCTATGGAAAAGGATGTCCGAAGTGCAATGACCTGGCACATAAGGCCGAGGAGGCGCTCAGGCAGACGGGTAAAGAAGGTAAGGTCGAGCATGTGGCCGATATCGGCGAGATTACCCGTAAGGGCATTATGCTCACGCCGGCACTGGTCATTGGTGATGAGGTAGTAAGCGAAGGAAAGGTGCTTTCCGTGGATGATATCGTAAAAGCTATAAGGGACGAATAGCCAACAACGGTTCATTCACCCCAGTGTGTAAAAGCGGATCGATCTTGTAAGTCTTTTCAAGAATATTCAATTGGAGAAAAAAATTAATGTTGGTATAGTTATATCAAGCAATGATGCGGTGTCCTGTTTCAACGATGAAGGACATGTACGATATCATAAAAACAAGCGATAGGGTCGTGACATTTTAGAGGGATTATTTGGTCAGAAGTCCTATTTGACCGAATGAGGGAAATTGATCCTTTAAAAAAGGTGGAACATGGAACAATGGTACGAATCTTTATTCGAAAATTACGCTGAAAAATACGACAAGGAATGTTTTGTCCAGGGCACTGTCGGAGAATGCGATTTCATTGAAGAGGAGATAAGGCGCGATAGGTCCTTGGAGATAATCGATATCGGGTGCGGCACTGGACGCCATTCTATTGAATTAGCGAAAAGAGGGTATAATGTTACAGGTATTGACCTGTCCGGGGCGCAGCTTAAGAGGGGCCGCGAAAAAGCCAAAGAGGTGGGCGTGAAAGTCGTTTTTGAGAAACATGACGCGCGGGATCTTCCTTTCGAAAGACAGTTCGACCTTGCGATAATGCTTTGCGAGGGAGCTTTTCCTCTGATGGAAACCGATGAGATGAATTACGGAATACTCAAGAATGCCACGAAAGTCTTGAAAGATAACGGAAAGCTTATATTCACGACACTAAACGCGCTTTTCCCGCTTTACCATAACGTGGAACAATTCTGCGTAAAGGCAGGCGATAAAGAAAGCGCGACGTACAGAAGCAACACGTTCGATCTAATGACGTTTCGAGATCATCACACGGTAGTATTTGAAGACGATCTGGGCAACAAAAAAGAACTCAAATGTAACGAGCGTTATTATGCGCCTAGCGAGATAACCTGGCTTCTGAAGAGCCTCGGGTTTAAGG
This genomic interval carries:
- a CDS encoding thioredoxin family protein; amino-acid sequence: MIKIQIYGKGCPKCNDLAHKAEEALRQTGKEGKVEHVADIGEITRKGIMLTPALVIGDEVVSEGKVLSVDDIVKAIRDE
- a CDS encoding methyltransferase domain-containing protein, which encodes MEQWYESLFENYAEKYDKECFVQGTVGECDFIEEEIRRDRSLEIIDIGCGTGRHSIELAKRGYNVTGIDLSGAQLKRGREKAKEVGVKVVFEKHDARDLPFERQFDLAIMLCEGAFPLMETDEMNYGILKNATKVLKDNGKLIFTTLNALFPLYHNVEQFCVKAGDKESATYRSNTFDLMTFRDHHTVVFEDDLGNKKELKCNERYYAPSEITWLLKSLGFKAIDIFGARLGAFSREDNLTTEDFEMLVVANR